The Williamsia sp. DF01-3 genome has a window encoding:
- a CDS encoding alpha/beta fold hydrolase: MKPSIPDFRYQKIPVADGVALNVATAGTGSPIVLLHGFPQTHLMWRHVAADLAADHTVICPDLRGYGDSDKPFDTDASTYSKRTMAADIVAAAAALGHERFALIGHDRGALVAFRAALDHPGVVSHLASLDVLPTLDMWDVMHGTSAAVGFHLYLMAQPPGLAETMIAASADVFFGYFLDIWTRDPQAIPDDVRGEYLTASANAVPSIVADYRASAGIDVQHDLEDLNSSRRLSMPVTVIAQDWGSALGFDAEALWQKWAIDVQHRTIDSGHFMAEESPAEISGAIRELLLR, translated from the coding sequence ATGAAACCGTCCATTCCCGACTTCCGGTACCAGAAGATCCCCGTCGCAGACGGCGTCGCACTGAATGTCGCGACCGCAGGCACGGGTAGCCCGATCGTGCTGCTGCACGGATTCCCGCAGACCCACCTGATGTGGCGTCACGTTGCGGCGGATCTGGCCGCGGACCACACCGTGATCTGTCCCGATCTGAGGGGATACGGCGACAGCGACAAACCCTTCGACACCGATGCCTCCACGTATTCCAAACGAACCATGGCCGCAGACATCGTGGCGGCCGCCGCGGCGCTCGGTCATGAGCGGTTCGCCCTGATCGGACATGACCGCGGCGCACTGGTCGCGTTCCGGGCCGCCCTGGATCATCCGGGCGTCGTGTCCCATCTGGCGTCGCTCGATGTGCTTCCCACGCTCGACATGTGGGACGTCATGCACGGAACCTCGGCGGCAGTGGGTTTCCACCTCTATCTGATGGCGCAGCCGCCCGGCCTGGCAGAGACCATGATCGCGGCGAGCGCCGACGTCTTCTTCGGCTACTTCCTCGACATCTGGACGCGGGATCCACAAGCCATTCCCGACGACGTGCGTGGTGAATACCTCACCGCAAGCGCGAATGCGGTGCCCTCGATCGTTGCCGACTATCGCGCCTCGGCCGGCATCGATGTTCAGCACGATCTCGAGGATCTGAACTCATCCAGGCGGTTGTCGATGCCGGTGACGGTCATTGCTCAGGACTGGGGCTCAGCTCTGGGATTCGATGCCGAGGCACTATGGCAGAAGTGGGCAATCGATGTGCAGCACCGCACCATCGACAGCGGGCATTTCATGGCGGAGGAATCACCGGCAGAAATCTCCGGAGCGATTCGCGAACTCCTGTTGCGATAG
- a CDS encoding FAD-dependent oxidoreductase, whose amino-acid sequence MTAQRVDVAIVGAGLMGACAAWQLTGRGLSVALIEAFDLGHVHGSSHGRSRIFRRAYPDPLYVAMTGLALEKWQALQQESSTTLITGTGGLDHGLERMPANLAEQMALHGVEHELLSPTEAARRWPGMRFDTDVMFHPCSGVIDAESTVFAAASLAAAAGAQILPRTRVVDANPTPAGEVTLRTADDDQIIADVTVLTAGAWLPDFAGALLEFGRPDDKLLPPLTIRQQQVFHFPMRPGHPTLPTFVHMDGRQMYGLASGEDVPVPAMKVARFDDGVTTTADSRDGRITDEQRQDVVDYVSEWLPAVHPEPIAESSCLFTMTSDEDFILDRSGPLVVASPVRDTGQNSRR is encoded by the coding sequence ATGACGGCGCAGCGGGTGGACGTGGCCATCGTCGGCGCAGGACTGATGGGGGCATGCGCCGCGTGGCAGCTCACCGGACGCGGGCTCTCGGTCGCGTTGATCGAGGCATTTGATCTCGGTCATGTCCATGGCAGTTCGCACGGGCGCTCCCGGATCTTCCGCCGCGCATACCCCGATCCCCTGTACGTCGCGATGACCGGCTTGGCACTGGAGAAGTGGCAGGCACTGCAACAGGAATCCAGCACGACCCTGATCACCGGTACCGGTGGCCTCGACCACGGACTCGAGCGCATGCCGGCGAACCTGGCCGAGCAGATGGCCCTACACGGCGTCGAGCACGAGTTGCTCTCCCCCACCGAGGCCGCCCGGCGATGGCCGGGCATGCGATTCGACACCGACGTGATGTTCCACCCGTGTTCGGGTGTGATCGACGCGGAGAGCACCGTATTCGCGGCCGCGTCGCTCGCAGCTGCCGCGGGCGCGCAGATCCTGCCCCGGACCCGAGTCGTCGACGCGAATCCGACACCGGCGGGCGAGGTCACCCTGCGCACGGCAGACGATGATCAGATCATCGCCGACGTGACGGTTCTCACCGCGGGCGCCTGGTTACCCGACTTTGCCGGCGCACTTCTCGAGTTCGGACGGCCTGACGATAAGTTGTTGCCGCCCTTGACCATTCGTCAACAACAGGTGTTCCACTTCCCGATGCGGCCCGGCCACCCCACCCTCCCCACTTTTGTCCATATGGACGGCCGTCAGATGTACGGACTGGCCTCGGGCGAGGACGTTCCGGTACCGGCGATGAAGGTGGCCCGATTCGACGACGGCGTCACCACCACTGCCGACAGTCGGGACGGCCGCATCACCGATGAGCAAAGACAGGACGTCGTCGACTACGTCAGTGAATGGCTGCCTGCCGTGCATCCCGAACCTATCGCCGAGTCGAGTTGCCTGTTCACGATGACCAGCGATGAAGACTTCATCCTCGACCGCAGTGGTCCCCTTGTGGTTGCCTCCCCTGTTCGGGACACGGGGCAAAATTCGCGCCGTTGA
- a CDS encoding BTAD domain-containing putative transcriptional regulator: MSDISVRVLGALTVIRDGEPVTLGGPLPRALLARLIMSNGHMVPDATLIQDLWRDNPPRSAQLTLQTYVAALRKALEPERGRAAPEILVRRGTGYALVVDPGQVDAARFETLSTAGRDQLAAGDSESARRTISEALELWWGPAYADAANWDFAAIETVRLERLRADATEDLLAARSDCGEFAAVTAQLESIIATDPLRERAWELLALAHYRAGNQGDALQTLREARERIAEELGADPRQSLLELQDAILRHDPALMPRERHAVTVTAPGPVGNPERPTGNIPLALTSLVGREEQIEQIGELLDSHRMVTLTGPGGMGKTRAALEVARERKDADGPWLIELAGVTRPGDTLDTVIATLGLTVSGGIGVLTSLLHDRDFLLVLDNCEHLLDEVAALATTVLQTCPKIQILATSREAIGVAGETVYEMPPLDDSADLFLERAGSAAADAEHADVEHLCAALDHMPLAIELAAGQSSTLSVRQIIDMLDDRFDVLRGGPRTNKRHATMQAAIDGSYFSLTDSQQQLFCDLAVFSGGFDLDAARQVTRHRHLLTDLNALIDKSMLKAVGGDPRRYLMLETLRSYARVQQDPDRAARLEKAHTAWVVAVATDAYLGLRGPQCLAWTRRLGADMDNIRAALSRDSTSPETYLEVVGNVYWFWYRRGHTDEGMRMLAPALTASTDIPIATRVRAIAGRTIMSYLAADLPALFAALGTLGEVFATFDVDSPDAVEQVARGDAAVTLAFFESGSGLVDAGREHAAIALEIARRHNYPWTAAESLMSLGTADFRAGDHAAAAAHFTTALETARGCGYDWCAASILWIHAKSDIAQENWNGPAERKLGHMLAYCERADDLTSAMVGLFTLAYILFRRSEPAAAAQLIGAVDDLTELTGFSPERMDVVELAAFGATMRDEIDPDVFAVESAVGRTLGLAGVRDLVYQWVGIPDVR, encoded by the coding sequence ATGTCTGACATCTCGGTGCGAGTTCTCGGCGCACTCACCGTCATTCGCGACGGTGAACCGGTGACCCTGGGTGGTCCTCTTCCCCGCGCCTTGCTGGCGAGACTGATCATGTCGAATGGCCACATGGTCCCCGACGCCACCCTGATTCAGGATCTCTGGCGCGACAACCCACCTCGTTCGGCCCAGCTGACGCTCCAGACTTACGTGGCAGCTCTGCGCAAAGCCCTCGAACCCGAGCGCGGACGCGCTGCACCGGAGATTCTGGTCCGGCGGGGCACCGGATATGCGCTGGTGGTCGACCCCGGCCAGGTCGACGCCGCCCGATTCGAGACCCTTTCCACCGCGGGCCGCGACCAGTTGGCTGCCGGGGACAGCGAGTCCGCGCGGCGCACCATCTCCGAGGCACTCGAATTGTGGTGGGGTCCGGCATATGCAGATGCGGCGAATTGGGACTTCGCCGCCATCGAGACGGTGCGGCTCGAACGTCTGCGAGCAGATGCCACCGAAGACCTTCTTGCCGCGCGATCTGATTGCGGCGAGTTCGCTGCCGTCACAGCGCAGCTCGAGTCGATCATCGCGACCGATCCCCTGCGCGAACGTGCCTGGGAGCTACTCGCCCTGGCCCACTATCGAGCCGGCAACCAGGGCGATGCCCTCCAGACACTGCGCGAAGCGCGCGAACGTATCGCCGAAGAGCTGGGCGCCGATCCCCGGCAGAGTCTGCTCGAACTGCAGGACGCCATCCTGCGGCACGACCCGGCCCTGATGCCACGCGAGCGACATGCGGTAACGGTCACCGCGCCCGGGCCAGTCGGTAATCCGGAACGTCCGACCGGCAACATTCCGCTGGCGCTGACCTCTCTGGTCGGTCGCGAAGAACAAATCGAGCAGATCGGTGAGCTGCTGGATTCACATCGGATGGTCACGCTCACCGGCCCGGGTGGGATGGGCAAGACCCGCGCTGCCCTCGAGGTGGCCCGTGAACGCAAGGACGCCGACGGGCCCTGGCTGATCGAGCTCGCCGGGGTCACCCGTCCTGGTGACACGCTGGACACCGTCATCGCGACGCTCGGACTGACCGTGTCCGGCGGCATCGGCGTACTCACCTCACTCCTGCACGACCGCGATTTCCTTCTCGTTCTTGACAATTGCGAGCACCTGCTCGACGAGGTCGCCGCACTCGCCACCACGGTGCTCCAGACGTGTCCGAAGATCCAGATCCTGGCCACGAGTCGAGAAGCAATCGGTGTCGCCGGGGAGACCGTCTACGAGATGCCGCCGCTGGACGATTCGGCGGACCTCTTTCTCGAGCGGGCGGGCTCGGCCGCGGCCGATGCCGAGCATGCTGATGTCGAACACCTCTGTGCCGCACTCGATCACATGCCCCTGGCCATCGAGCTCGCCGCCGGCCAGTCCTCGACCCTCTCCGTTCGTCAGATCATCGACATGCTCGACGACCGCTTCGATGTGTTGCGCGGCGGACCCCGTACCAACAAGCGGCACGCCACCATGCAGGCGGCCATCGACGGCTCGTACTTCTCCCTCACCGACAGTCAGCAGCAACTGTTCTGCGATCTGGCGGTGTTCAGTGGCGGATTCGATCTGGACGCGGCCAGACAGGTCACCCGGCACCGGCATCTGCTCACCGACCTCAACGCCCTGATCGACAAATCGATGCTCAAGGCCGTCGGCGGAGATCCACGGCGGTACCTCATGCTCGAGACACTGCGCAGTTACGCTCGCGTGCAACAAGATCCGGACCGAGCGGCGAGACTCGAAAAGGCCCACACCGCATGGGTGGTTGCGGTGGCCACCGACGCCTACCTCGGACTGCGCGGCCCGCAATGCCTGGCGTGGACGCGCAGGCTCGGTGCCGACATGGACAACATCCGTGCCGCGCTCTCTCGGGACAGCACCTCACCGGAGACGTACCTCGAAGTGGTCGGGAACGTGTACTGGTTCTGGTACCGCCGCGGGCACACCGACGAAGGTATGCGGATGCTCGCACCCGCCCTGACCGCCTCCACCGACATCCCGATCGCGACCAGGGTCAGAGCCATTGCCGGCCGAACCATCATGAGCTACCTGGCTGCCGATCTCCCGGCGTTGTTCGCGGCCCTCGGCACTCTCGGCGAGGTGTTTGCAACGTTCGATGTGGACTCCCCGGACGCAGTCGAACAGGTTGCCCGCGGCGACGCTGCGGTCACCCTCGCCTTTTTCGAATCCGGGTCGGGGCTGGTGGATGCCGGCCGGGAGCATGCCGCCATCGCGCTCGAGATCGCGCGGCGACACAACTACCCCTGGACTGCAGCCGAATCGTTGATGTCGCTGGGCACCGCAGATTTCCGGGCCGGCGACCACGCGGCCGCTGCTGCGCATTTCACCACGGCGCTGGAGACCGCCCGCGGTTGCGGTTACGACTGGTGCGCTGCCTCGATCCTCTGGATCCATGCCAAAAGCGATATTGCACAAGAGAACTGGAACGGCCCCGCCGAACGAAAACTCGGACACATGCTTGCGTACTGCGAGCGGGCCGATGACCTCACCTCGGCGATGGTGGGCCTGTTCACACTCGCCTACATCCTGTTCCGCCGCTCTGAGCCGGCCGCGGCCGCACAGCTCATCGGAGCCGTGGATGACCTGACCGAACTCACCGGGTTCTCACCCGAGCGGATGGATGTGGTGGAGCTCGCGGCATTCGGGGCCACCATGCGCGACGAGATAGACCCGGATGTGTTCGCGGTGGAATCCGCTGTCGGACGCACCCTGGGTCTGGCCGGCGTCCGCGACCTCGTGTACCAGTGGGTCGGCATACCCGACGTCAGGTGA
- the dnaG gene encoding DNA primase: MAGRIPDRDITAIREKAHIEEVVGEYVALRKAGADSLKGLCPFHDEKSPSFHVRPNHGHFHCFGCGEGGDVYTFLQKVEHVSFVEAVEQLADRVGYQISFEGGGTSVARDRGTRARLVAANAAAQKYYAEQLKTPEAQTARDYLTERSFDGAVALKFGLGYAPAGWDKMTKALLSQGFEFAELEAAGLSKQGQRGPIDRFHRRLLWPIRNLGGDVIGFGARKLFDDDNMGKYMNTPETMLYKKSQVLFGLDHAKKSIAKGHQAVVVEGYTDVMAMHQAGVTTAIASCGTAFGEDHLALLRRLMMDDSYFRGEVIYTFDGDEAGKAAALKAFEGEQSIAGQTFVAVAPDGMDPCELRQEHGDAAVRDLIARRIPMFEFAVKALLGNYDLDTAEGRVHALREAVPVVARIRDVALRDEYARQLAGWVGWDDTSQVLRRVREEAGKQAKAARSGTADTSKNRDRRVDAVQDADRPKADSKTPTVVRPRPSDPRLWAQREALKAALQYPAIAGTVFDSLPPECFTEPAYQVIREAIASAGGTGTSHGGAQWVDSISQYLEGAVLESLVTELAVESMPVSEYMIPKYVGSVLARLQEVWVGAQIADLKSKLRRMSPGDDPDAYNALFGDLVALEAYRRSLLEQAVAPTQDAG, translated from the coding sequence GTGGCAGGCCGAATTCCCGATCGCGACATCACCGCTATCCGCGAAAAGGCACACATCGAGGAAGTTGTCGGTGAGTATGTCGCCCTGCGCAAGGCCGGCGCCGATTCGCTGAAGGGGCTATGCCCGTTCCACGACGAGAAGTCACCGTCGTTCCATGTTCGGCCCAATCACGGTCACTTCCACTGCTTCGGATGCGGTGAAGGCGGCGACGTCTACACGTTCCTGCAAAAGGTTGAGCACGTCAGCTTCGTCGAGGCTGTCGAGCAGCTCGCCGACCGGGTCGGGTACCAGATCAGCTTCGAAGGGGGCGGCACCAGCGTCGCCCGTGACCGGGGAACCAGGGCGCGACTGGTGGCGGCCAATGCGGCAGCCCAGAAGTACTACGCGGAGCAACTCAAGACCCCTGAGGCCCAGACTGCTCGCGACTACCTCACCGAGCGGTCGTTCGACGGCGCAGTCGCGCTGAAGTTCGGCCTGGGCTACGCGCCGGCCGGCTGGGACAAGATGACCAAAGCCCTGCTGTCTCAGGGTTTCGAGTTCGCCGAACTCGAGGCCGCGGGGCTCTCGAAGCAGGGGCAGCGCGGCCCCATCGACCGGTTCCATCGCCGTCTGCTCTGGCCCATCCGCAACCTCGGCGGCGACGTCATCGGTTTCGGTGCCCGCAAGTTGTTCGACGACGACAACATGGGCAAGTACATGAACACGCCAGAGACCATGTTGTACAAGAAGTCCCAAGTGCTGTTCGGTCTCGACCACGCGAAGAAATCGATTGCCAAGGGCCATCAAGCCGTTGTGGTCGAGGGCTACACCGACGTGATGGCGATGCATCAGGCCGGCGTCACCACGGCGATCGCCTCGTGTGGCACCGCGTTCGGCGAAGACCACCTCGCGCTGCTGCGTCGATTGATGATGGACGACAGCTACTTCCGTGGCGAGGTGATCTACACCTTCGACGGAGACGAGGCCGGGAAGGCTGCCGCGCTCAAGGCATTCGAGGGTGAACAGAGCATCGCCGGTCAGACGTTTGTCGCCGTGGCGCCCGACGGAATGGATCCCTGCGAGCTGCGCCAGGAACACGGCGACGCCGCCGTCAGGGATCTCATCGCCAGGCGTATCCCGATGTTCGAGTTCGCGGTGAAGGCTCTGCTGGGCAACTACGACCTGGATACGGCCGAGGGGCGGGTTCACGCTCTGCGGGAGGCGGTGCCCGTTGTCGCCCGGATCCGCGACGTGGCGCTGCGGGACGAGTACGCGCGCCAGCTGGCTGGATGGGTCGGCTGGGACGACACCTCACAGGTGTTGCGGCGGGTGCGCGAAGAAGCGGGCAAGCAGGCCAAAGCAGCCCGCTCCGGCACCGCGGACACGTCGAAGAACCGAGACCGCCGGGTCGATGCAGTGCAGGACGCAGATCGGCCGAAGGCCGACTCGAAGACGCCGACCGTGGTTCGCCCACGTCCGTCCGATCCACGGTTGTGGGCGCAACGTGAGGCGCTCAAGGCGGCGCTGCAGTACCCCGCCATCGCCGGGACGGTGTTCGATTCCCTGCCGCCGGAGTGCTTCACCGAGCCCGCGTACCAGGTCATCCGTGAAGCCATCGCCTCCGCTGGGGGCACGGGGACGTCGCATGGGGGAGCGCAGTGGGTGGACAGCATCAGTCAGTACCTGGAGGGTGCTGTCCTGGAGTCGCTGGTGACCGAACTCGCCGTCGAGTCGATGCCGGTGTCGGAGTACATGATCCCGAAGTACGTCGGCAGCGTGCTGGCCCGGTTGCAAGAAGTGTGGGTCGGCGCTCAGATCGCCGACCTCAAGTCGAAGCTACGTCGCATGTCACCCGGCGACGACCCCGACGCCTACAACGCGCTGTTCGGCGATCTGGTGGCCTTGGAGGCCTATCGGCGCAGCCTGCTCGAGCAGGCCGTGGCGCCCACCCAGGACGCCGGCTGA
- a CDS encoding GntR family transcriptional regulator, translated as MRRRPGLSEEVAGHLRHLIMSGAIRPGQFIRMDETAVELEVSVTPVREALLILRGEGMVNLVPHRGYVVADLTRQDVADIFWLQSVLAVELAVRTASTITSAELDRLAELNEALQDALAAGRVSEIVSAEFEFHRVHNRIANGDKLAWFLLNATRYTPQELYANDPQWGQVAYDSHLKLIDAYRRGDRDEVVEQTRRQFTDGAERLMRHLESIGLWSDGADDAAAPG; from the coding sequence ATGCGCCGGCGACCTGGCCTCTCCGAGGAGGTCGCCGGTCATCTGCGTCACCTGATCATGTCCGGGGCGATTCGGCCCGGCCAGTTCATCAGGATGGACGAGACCGCGGTGGAACTGGAGGTCAGCGTCACCCCCGTGCGAGAAGCCCTGCTGATATTGCGGGGCGAGGGCATGGTCAACCTGGTTCCGCATCGGGGTTACGTGGTCGCCGACCTCACCCGCCAGGACGTGGCCGATATCTTCTGGCTGCAGAGTGTGCTGGCCGTGGAGCTGGCGGTGCGGACTGCTTCGACCATCACCTCTGCCGAGCTCGACCGCCTCGCCGAATTGAACGAGGCCCTGCAGGACGCGCTGGCCGCCGGCCGAGTATCCGAGATCGTGTCGGCCGAGTTCGAGTTCCATCGGGTGCACAACCGAATCGCCAACGGCGACAAGTTGGCGTGGTTCCTGCTCAACGCCACCCGGTACACCCCGCAAGAGCTCTACGCGAACGACCCACAGTGGGGGCAGGTCGCCTACGACAGTCACCTCAAGCTCATCGACGCGTACCGGCGTGGCGACCGCGACGAGGTTGTCGAACAGACTCGCCGGCAGTTCACCGACGGTGCCGAGCGGCTGATGCGCCACCTCGAGAGCATCGGGTTGTGGTCCGACGGCGCGGATGACGCGGCTGCCCCGGGCTGA
- a CDS encoding BTAD domain-containing putative transcriptional regulator has translation MSIEFSVLGSVTAHDGEGNTIALKGPRHRAVLARLLIARGRSVPLATLIDDLWEDPPPDAVGAMRTFISALRRAIEPERAPRSPARLLVTEGTGYALRARASEVDAWRFGQAVESVRDLSPQDALTTLLDALALWRGPAYADFLDEHWSRSERSRLTEVRLHAVELLAEARLDLGLDAEAIPDLDSHVAEHPWREEGWRLLALALYRTGRQGDALTVLRRARGLLGDQLGVEPGPALADLYTDILRQSPNLGSTSPIRQSAQGVWAQTTAAYDRAVAAGSRARLRSTVDLLRSLATTGGEGLRVAQQQRLATIAAAEELGDLGLTAKVIGSYDVPAIWSRSDDPDNAAAVVAAAEKALTTLPSEPGASIRARLLATIALETRGSSDPRAAAAAREAEQIARRVDDPGLLAFALNGAFMQSFSRAGLAGRRAAIASELITLSTRHDLVTYEVLGHLIAMQSCCAIGDLTGADHHAAAADRLAEGYESPLVAVFTQWFRALRLALTGAPFDDVAVAYRAAASGSENAGMPGLHQGLLALALLSLRLQRAHPPQAADGGDTDWGPYEPWVRPLLLATHHRKDEATEALRQLADPPPDHLQEALWCLTARAAIAVDVRGMMTRAHRALLPAEGEIAGAGSGLLTLGPVSNYLHELAGALGR, from the coding sequence GTGTCGATCGAGTTCAGCGTCCTGGGGTCGGTCACAGCCCACGACGGCGAAGGCAACACGATCGCCCTCAAAGGCCCCCGCCATCGAGCCGTACTCGCCCGGTTGCTCATCGCCCGGGGCAGGAGCGTGCCTCTGGCAACGCTCATCGACGACCTGTGGGAGGACCCGCCGCCGGACGCCGTCGGCGCGATGAGGACGTTTATCAGCGCCTTGCGACGAGCGATCGAACCCGAACGGGCACCACGGTCGCCGGCCCGGCTGCTCGTGACCGAGGGAACCGGATATGCGCTGCGTGCACGCGCATCGGAGGTGGACGCATGGCGATTCGGCCAGGCCGTCGAGTCGGTACGAGACCTCAGCCCACAGGACGCGCTGACCACACTGCTCGACGCGCTGGCACTCTGGCGTGGCCCTGCCTACGCGGACTTTCTCGACGAACACTGGAGCCGCTCTGAACGATCCCGCCTCACCGAGGTCCGCCTGCACGCGGTGGAACTCCTGGCGGAGGCCCGCCTCGACCTGGGTCTCGATGCCGAGGCGATTCCCGATCTCGATTCCCATGTCGCAGAACATCCTTGGCGCGAGGAAGGCTGGCGGTTGCTGGCCCTCGCGTTGTATCGGACGGGCCGGCAGGGGGATGCGCTCACTGTTCTCCGGCGGGCTCGTGGACTGTTGGGCGATCAGCTGGGCGTCGAGCCGGGACCCGCCCTCGCCGACTTGTACACCGACATCTTGCGTCAGTCGCCGAATCTGGGATCCACCTCGCCGATCCGGCAGAGCGCGCAAGGAGTGTGGGCGCAGACCACCGCGGCGTACGACAGGGCTGTGGCGGCCGGCTCCCGTGCTCGGCTGCGTTCCACCGTCGACCTGCTGCGCAGTCTCGCCACCACCGGGGGCGAAGGGCTGCGGGTGGCGCAGCAACAGCGCCTCGCCACGATTGCCGCTGCCGAGGAACTGGGTGATCTTGGTCTGACGGCCAAGGTGATCGGGTCATACGACGTACCGGCGATCTGGTCACGGTCAGACGATCCGGACAACGCGGCAGCAGTTGTCGCTGCAGCCGAGAAGGCGCTGACGACCTTACCTTCCGAGCCCGGGGCTTCGATTCGTGCCAGATTGCTGGCGACGATTGCTCTGGAGACCAGAGGATCATCGGATCCGCGGGCAGCGGCCGCCGCCCGAGAAGCCGAACAGATCGCGCGTCGCGTCGATGATCCGGGCCTGCTGGCCTTCGCGCTCAACGGAGCGTTCATGCAGTCCTTCTCGCGCGCGGGTCTGGCCGGTAGACGCGCCGCCATCGCCAGTGAACTGATCACCCTCTCCACCCGGCACGACCTCGTCACGTACGAGGTGTTGGGGCATCTGATCGCGATGCAGAGTTGCTGTGCCATCGGTGATCTGACGGGCGCCGACCATCATGCCGCTGCGGCGGATCGGCTCGCCGAAGGTTACGAATCACCGCTGGTGGCCGTCTTCACGCAGTGGTTCCGAGCGCTGCGGCTCGCGTTGACCGGCGCGCCGTTCGACGACGTCGCTGTGGCGTACCGTGCGGCAGCCTCCGGCTCGGAGAACGCGGGTATGCCCGGACTGCATCAAGGCCTGCTTGCTCTGGCTCTCCTGTCGTTGCGCCTTCAGCGGGCGCATCCGCCGCAGGCCGCAGACGGAGGCGACACGGACTGGGGGCCCTACGAACCCTGGGTGCGCCCGCTCCTCCTGGCCACTCATCACCGGAAAGACGAAGCGACGGAAGCCCTTCGGCAGCTCGCCGATCCGCCGCCTGACCATCTGCAGGAGGCGCTGTGGTGTCTCACCGCGCGGGCCGCCATCGCTGTGGATGTCCGCGGGATGATGACTCGTGCGCATCGGGCGCTCTTACCGGCCGAGGGCGAGATCGCCGGAGCGGGAAGCGGATTGCTGACACTTGGACCCGTATCGAACTACCTGCACGAACTCGCAGGTGCGCTGGGGCGCTGA
- a CDS encoding acyl-CoA dehydrogenase family protein yields MSILTPEQTDFAKSVADFCQREAGTREQRDALTAAGAELHSVELYKKMADLGWAGILVPEEFGGAGAGNVEMCILLEEAMRGNAPIGGIGPTLIAAGAYQKFADDQLKKEVLADVVAGESLSISMSEPEAGSDVAALTCRAEKVDGGWVINGQKTWCSNAHFAKSILLVARTDRTGKKHEGLTFFHIPAGTEGLEIKGIDTLGGREVNDLYFTNVRVPDSAVVGEVGGGWMQLMSGLNTERLILAAMQLGVAERSFANTLEFVTERKQFGRPVGTFQSLRHRLADHATEIECTKLLVYSVAQKSDANPQKMLPREASMAKLKATEVSKAMTIDGMQMMGGYGYATEFDAERLMRGAIISTVYGGTNEIQRDIIGKTYGL; encoded by the coding sequence ATGTCGATTCTCACCCCCGAGCAGACCGACTTCGCCAAGTCGGTCGCCGATTTCTGTCAACGCGAAGCCGGGACCCGCGAGCAGCGCGACGCCCTCACCGCCGCCGGTGCCGAACTGCACTCGGTGGAGCTGTACAAAAAGATGGCCGACCTCGGCTGGGCAGGCATCCTCGTTCCCGAGGAGTTCGGCGGAGCCGGCGCCGGCAATGTCGAGATGTGCATCCTCCTCGAAGAGGCCATGCGCGGCAACGCCCCCATCGGCGGCATCGGCCCCACCTTGATCGCCGCCGGCGCTTACCAGAAGTTCGCCGACGACCAGCTCAAGAAGGAAGTTCTCGCCGATGTCGTTGCGGGTGAATCACTTTCCATCTCGATGTCGGAGCCCGAGGCCGGTTCCGATGTCGCCGCACTGACCTGCCGTGCCGAGAAGGTCGACGGCGGCTGGGTCATCAACGGCCAGAAGACCTGGTGCTCCAACGCGCACTTCGCCAAGAGCATTCTCCTGGTGGCACGAACCGACCGCACCGGCAAGAAGCACGAGGGACTGACCTTCTTCCACATCCCTGCCGGCACCGAGGGACTGGAGATCAAGGGCATCGACACGCTCGGCGGCCGAGAGGTCAACGACCTCTACTTCACCAACGTCCGCGTTCCTGACAGCGCAGTGGTCGGCGAGGTCGGAGGCGGTTGGATGCAGCTCATGAGTGGCCTCAACACCGAACGCCTGATCCTGGCTGCCATGCAGCTCGGTGTTGCAGAACGGTCCTTCGCCAACACCCTTGAGTTCGTCACCGAGCGCAAGCAGTTCGGCCGCCCGGTCGGCACATTCCAGTCGCTGCGTCATCGGCTGGCCGACCACGCAACCGAGATCGAGTGCACCAAACTGCTCGTCTACAGCGTGGCCCAGAAATCCGACGCCAATCCCCAGAAGATGCTGCCGCGGGAGGCATCGATGGCCAAGCTCAAGGCCACCGAGGTGTCGAAGGCGATGACCATCGACGGCATGCAGATGATGGGTGGTTACGGCTACGCGACGGAGTTCGATGCAGAGCGTCTGATGCGGGGTGCGATCATATCGACCGTGTATGGCGGAACCAACGAGATCCAGCGCGACATCATCGGCAAGACGTACGGTCTCTGA